One Leisingera sp. M658 genomic window carries:
- a CDS encoding sulfotransferase family protein, with amino-acid sequence MGFPGTWMTESETVVYRVVPKCACSTIGQILHYSDHGQFFDGDIHDAKDGLHKWALEHSQGPITRNVQGHRSYAFTCVRNPYTRVLSSFFDKICGIQRNGRRYRGNLVPKLAYEYGIEVGGEDGKQEFDQIASFRRFLLFVRDTIRWRRPMDPDIHWSAMSGHVSTFILNGGRYNRIFWTEDFNTGMQGVLDAIETPHAVDLDAIPRFNESEGHGPKRAHAVEDYFDDLSMHLVYEIYKRDFELFKYDFENPGNKMPVGEIDLDEVHAKLGE; translated from the coding sequence ATGGGGTTCCCCGGCACCTGGATGACGGAAAGTGAAACTGTGGTCTACCGGGTGGTGCCGAAATGCGCCTGCTCGACGATCGGGCAGATCCTGCATTACTCCGATCACGGGCAGTTTTTCGATGGCGACATTCATGACGCCAAGGATGGCCTGCACAAATGGGCGCTGGAGCACAGCCAGGGGCCGATCACCCGCAATGTGCAGGGGCATCGGTCTTACGCCTTTACCTGTGTTCGCAATCCTTACACCCGCGTGCTCAGCTCTTTCTTTGACAAGATCTGCGGCATTCAGCGCAACGGGCGGCGCTACCGCGGCAATCTGGTGCCCAAGCTGGCCTATGAATACGGCATCGAGGTCGGCGGCGAGGACGGTAAGCAGGAATTCGACCAGATCGCCAGCTTCCGCCGGTTTCTGCTGTTCGTGCGCGACACCATCCGCTGGCGCCGCCCGATGGACCCGGACATCCACTGGTCGGCGATGTCGGGGCATGTGTCCACCTTCATTCTGAACGGCGGCCGCTACAACCGGATCTTCTGGACCGAGGATTTCAACACCGGCATGCAAGGCGTGCTTGATGCGATCGAAACGCCGCATGCCGTGGACCTGGACGCGATCCCGCGCTTCAACGAAAGCGAAGGCCACGGCCCCAAGCGCGCGCACGCCGTTGAGGACTATTTCGACGATCTGTCAATGCATCTGGTCTATGAGATCTACAAACGCGATTTCGAGCTGTTCAAATACGATTTCGAGAACCCCGGCAACAAGATGCCGGTGGGCGAGATCGACCTGGACGAGGTGCACGCCAAGCTGGGGGAGTAA
- the ilvD gene encoding dihydroxy-acid dehydratase encodes MPMYRSRTSTHGRNMAGARGLWRATGMKDDDFGKPIIAIVNSFTQFVPGHVHLKDLGQMVAREVEAAGGVAKEFNTIAVDDGIAMGHDGMLYSLPSREVIADSVEYMVNAHCADAMVCISNCDKITPGMLMAAMRLNIPAIFVSGGPMEAGKIDIADLDMKKIDLVDAMVAAANDKFTDEQVQHIEENACPTCGSCSGMFTANSMNCLAEALGLALPGNGSTLATHADRKHLFLEAGRKIVDITKRHYVGEEKGLLPREIATFKAFENAMSLDIAMGGSTNTVLHLLAIANEGEVDFNMSHMDQLSRKVPCLCKVAPNTANVHMEDVHRAGGIFSILGELSRAGLLHNDCSTVHTSTMGEAIAKWDIKVANNPEAEALFKAAPGGVRTTQAFSQSNRYKELDNDRENGVIRSKEHAFSQDGGLAVLFGNIALDGCIVKTAGVDASNLTFTGSAYVCESQDAAVNDILTGKVKEGDVVVIRYEGPRGGPGMQEMLYPTSYLKSKGLGKKCALLTDGRFSGGTSGLSIGHVSPEAAEGGLIGLVQQGDTIEIDIPNRSIHLAVPDEELAARREAQDAAGWKPAAPRKRRVSKALKAYALLATSAAKGAVRALPDED; translated from the coding sequence ATGCCAATGTACCGATCCAGAACCTCCACCCATGGCCGCAACATGGCGGGCGCGCGCGGATTGTGGCGCGCCACCGGCATGAAAGACGATGATTTCGGCAAACCGATCATCGCCATCGTCAACTCCTTCACCCAGTTTGTGCCCGGCCACGTGCATTTGAAGGACCTGGGCCAGATGGTCGCCCGCGAGGTTGAGGCGGCCGGCGGTGTCGCCAAGGAGTTCAACACCATCGCGGTGGATGACGGTATCGCCATGGGCCATGACGGCATGCTGTATTCACTGCCGTCGCGCGAAGTTATTGCCGACAGCGTCGAATACATGGTCAACGCCCATTGCGCCGATGCCATGGTCTGCATCTCCAACTGCGACAAAATCACTCCGGGCATGCTGATGGCCGCCATGCGCCTGAACATCCCGGCGATCTTTGTCTCCGGCGGCCCGATGGAAGCGGGCAAGATCGACATTGCCGATCTGGACATGAAGAAGATCGACCTGGTCGATGCGATGGTGGCGGCGGCGAATGACAAGTTCACCGATGAGCAGGTCCAGCACATCGAAGAGAACGCCTGCCCGACCTGCGGGTCGTGCTCGGGCATGTTCACTGCCAACTCGATGAATTGCCTGGCCGAGGCCCTGGGCCTGGCGCTGCCCGGCAACGGCTCGACCCTGGCGACCCATGCGGACCGCAAACACCTGTTCCTGGAGGCCGGCCGCAAGATCGTCGACATCACCAAGCGTCACTATGTGGGCGAAGAAAAAGGCCTGCTGCCGCGCGAGATTGCAACGTTCAAGGCGTTTGAGAACGCGATGAGCCTGGACATTGCCATGGGCGGCTCCACCAACACGGTGCTGCACCTGCTGGCGATTGCCAATGAGGGCGAAGTCGACTTCAACATGTCCCACATGGACCAGCTGAGCCGCAAGGTGCCTTGCTTGTGCAAGGTGGCGCCGAACACGGCCAATGTGCATATGGAAGACGTGCACCGGGCCGGCGGTATCTTCTCGATCCTGGGTGAATTGTCCCGTGCGGGCCTGCTGCATAATGATTGCAGCACCGTGCATACCTCGACCATGGGCGAGGCGATTGCCAAATGGGATATCAAGGTTGCCAACAACCCCGAGGCCGAGGCGCTGTTCAAGGCGGCCCCTGGCGGCGTGCGCACAACACAAGCGTTCTCTCAGTCCAACCGCTACAAGGAGTTGGATAATGACCGTGAAAACGGTGTGATCCGCTCCAAGGAACACGCTTTCAGCCAGGACGGCGGCCTTGCGGTGCTGTTCGGCAATATCGCGCTGGACGGCTGCATCGTGAAAACCGCCGGCGTCGATGCCAGCAATCTCACCTTCACCGGTTCGGCCTATGTCTGCGAAAGCCAGGACGCGGCGGTCAACGACATCCTGACCGGCAAGGTCAAAGAAGGCGACGTGGTTGTGATCCGCTATGAAGGCCCGCGCGGCGGTCCGGGGATGCAGGAAATGCTCTACCCGACCTCCTACCTGAAATCCAAAGGCCTCGGCAAAAAATGCGCGCTGCTGACGGACGGACGGTTCTCCGGCGGCACCTCGGGCCTGTCGATCGGCCATGTCTCGCCCGAGGCAGCCGAAGGCGGTCTGATCGGACTGGTGCAGCAGGGCGACACCATCGAGATCGACATTCCCAACCGCTCGATCCATCTGGCGGTGCCGGACGAGGAACTCGCCGCGCGCCGCGAAGCGCAGGATGCGGCCGGCTGGAAACCCGCCGCACCGCGCAAGCGCAGAGTATCCAAGGCGCTGAAAGCCTACGCGCTGCTGGCCACATCGGCGGCCAAGGGCGCCGTGCGCGCGCTGCCTGACGAGGACTGA
- a CDS encoding benzoate/H(+) symporter BenE family transporter: MLKDLKLSHLVSGAVAVLVGYTGSVAIIFQAIEAVGATQSQANSWMLVLGLGMGLTCLILSLIYRMPILTAWSTPGAALLAVSLDGVPLAEAVGAFMLCAVLLTLTGVTGWFAALSRLIPDSLASAMLAGILFQFGLSAFTSLQSDTALVAVMGLTFLAGRKLFPRYTIPAVLAAGVTWCAATGAFGSLEALDLTLARPEFVMPAFSLPVLIGIGLPLYIVTMSSQNMPGVVALKACGYETPVSASLTVTGLASLLLAPFGGFAFNLAAITAAICAGPEADENPDTRYLAGVMTGLVYILVGLGGATVISLFLIAPKALVATVAGLALLSTIGNSLSAALSDAKGREAALITFMTTVSGVSFFGIGAPFWALVLGLAVNHWLKSPEPAPARA, encoded by the coding sequence ATGCTCAAGGATCTGAAACTCTCGCATCTTGTCTCCGGCGCGGTGGCCGTGCTGGTCGGCTATACCGGATCTGTCGCGATCATTTTCCAAGCCATCGAGGCCGTCGGCGCCACCCAGTCCCAGGCCAACAGCTGGATGCTGGTGCTGGGGCTTGGGATGGGGCTGACCTGCCTGATCCTGTCGCTGATCTACCGGATGCCGATCCTGACAGCATGGTCCACCCCCGGCGCGGCGCTGCTGGCTGTCAGCCTCGACGGTGTGCCGCTGGCTGAGGCAGTCGGCGCTTTCATGCTCTGCGCCGTGCTCCTGACCCTCACCGGCGTCACTGGCTGGTTTGCCGCCCTCTCCCGCCTTATCCCGGACAGCCTGGCCAGCGCGATGCTGGCGGGCATACTATTCCAGTTCGGCCTCTCGGCTTTCACGTCGCTGCAAAGTGACACCGCGCTGGTGGCGGTGATGGGTCTCACCTTCCTGGCTGGCCGCAAGCTGTTTCCCCGCTACACAATCCCAGCGGTGCTGGCGGCAGGTGTGACCTGGTGCGCAGCCACCGGCGCCTTTGGCAGCTTGGAGGCGCTGGACCTCACCCTGGCGCGGCCTGAGTTTGTGATGCCCGCCTTCTCGCTGCCGGTTCTCATCGGCATCGGCCTGCCGCTCTATATCGTCACCATGTCCTCGCAGAACATGCCCGGTGTGGTCGCACTCAAGGCCTGCGGATACGAGACACCGGTCTCTGCCAGCCTCACTGTCACCGGGCTGGCCTCGCTTCTGCTCGCACCCTTCGGCGGCTTTGCCTTCAACCTTGCCGCCATCACAGCCGCGATCTGCGCCGGTCCGGAAGCGGATGAGAACCCGGACACCCGCTATCTGGCAGGCGTCATGACGGGCCTCGTCTACATTCTGGTGGGCTTGGGCGGCGCCACCGTCATCAGCCTGTTCCTGATCGCGCCCAAAGCGCTGGTCGCCACTGTCGCGGGCCTTGCGCTGCTCTCGACCATCGGTAACAGCCTGTCTGCCGCTTTGTCAGACGCCAAGGGCCGCGAGGCGGCGCTGATCACCTTCATGACCACAGTGTCCGGCGTCAGCTTCTTTGGAATCGGCGCGCCGTTCTGGGCGCTGGTGCTGGGACTGGCGGTGAATCACTGGCTGAAAAGCCCCGAGCCTGCGCCCGCCCGCGCCTAA
- a CDS encoding helix-turn-helix domain-containing protein — protein sequence MSDETITLNLRNIRTQAGLSLSKAAEITGVSKAMLGQIERGESSPTIATLWKIAKGFHLPLTALIGEATRPVSAATGVYETVQFPGSIGVKIVFPFDPLLGAETFQVTLQPGQSHQSQPHDTGVTEEVFVLHGSMEVLRDGEWVMLEAGQGLRFAADQPHGYRSAGTGAAFLNMHHYRQAGLTQRD from the coding sequence ATGAGCGATGAAACCATCACCCTGAACTTGCGGAACATCCGTACGCAGGCGGGGCTTAGCCTGTCCAAAGCGGCGGAGATCACGGGCGTCAGCAAGGCAATGCTGGGGCAGATCGAGCGCGGCGAATCAAGCCCGACGATTGCCACCCTGTGGAAGATCGCCAAAGGGTTTCACCTGCCGCTGACCGCGCTGATTGGAGAGGCTACGCGGCCGGTAAGCGCGGCCACCGGTGTTTATGAGACGGTGCAGTTTCCGGGCAGTATAGGGGTCAAGATTGTCTTTCCCTTTGATCCGCTGCTTGGGGCTGAGACCTTTCAGGTCACGCTGCAGCCAGGGCAAAGCCACCAGTCCCAGCCGCATGACACCGGCGTCACCGAGGAAGTGTTTGTGCTGCACGGGTCGATGGAGGTGCTGCGAGACGGCGAATGGGTGATGCTGGAGGCCGGGCAGGGGTTGCGCTTTGCCGCCGACCAGCCGCATGGCTACCGCAGCGCCGGGACCGGCGCGGCTTTTCTCAACATGCACCACTACCGGCAGGCAGGTCTGACGCAGCGGGACTAA
- a CDS encoding DMT family transporter, with product MDTLRGSLLMVLAMATFALEDMFIKSAARDIPVGQILILFGFGGMVIFAAMARAQGHAPWHPGFGTRPMLLRSVAEVAGRLCYTLAIALTPLSSASAILQATPLVVAAGAVVFFGETVGWRRWLAIGLGFAGVLLILRPGLSGFEPASLFAVAGTLGFAGRDLATRAAPRDMSNNQLGFLGFAMLVVAGVAALGWTGGAVWPSLGNSLKITAATGIGVIAYNALSGAMRAGEISVIAPFRYTRLIFAMVLGVLVFSERPDMLTLIGSAVIVGSGVFTLLRSRKP from the coding sequence ATGGACACGCTGCGCGGAAGCCTGTTGATGGTGCTGGCCATGGCCACCTTTGCGCTGGAGGACATGTTCATCAAATCCGCGGCCCGCGACATTCCTGTGGGACAGATTCTGATCCTGTTCGGGTTTGGCGGCATGGTCATCTTTGCTGCGATGGCGCGTGCGCAGGGTCACGCTCCCTGGCACCCGGGTTTTGGCACGCGCCCGATGCTGCTGCGCTCTGTGGCAGAGGTCGCAGGACGCCTGTGTTACACGCTGGCGATTGCGCTGACGCCTTTGTCCTCGGCCTCGGCCATCCTGCAGGCGACGCCTTTGGTTGTGGCAGCAGGTGCTGTGGTGTTCTTTGGCGAGACGGTGGGCTGGCGGCGCTGGCTGGCGATCGGGCTGGGGTTTGCCGGGGTGCTGCTGATCCTGCGTCCGGGCCTGAGCGGGTTTGAGCCTGCCTCGTTGTTTGCGGTTGCCGGCACGCTGGGGTTTGCGGGCCGGGATCTGGCCACCCGCGCGGCGCCCAGGGACATGAGCAACAACCAGCTGGGGTTCCTTGGCTTTGCCATGCTGGTGGTGGCCGGTGTGGCCGCGCTGGGCTGGACGGGCGGGGCGGTCTGGCCAAGTCTGGGCAATTCGCTGAAAATCACGGCAGCCACGGGGATCGGCGTCATTGCCTATAACGCTTTGTCCGGGGCGATGCGGGCGGGCGAAATCTCGGTGATTGCGCCGTTCCGCTATACCAGGCTGATCTTTGCCATGGTGCTGGGGGTGCTGGTTTTTAGCGAACGGCCCGATATGCTGACCCTGATCGGCAGCGCAGTAATTGTCGGCAGCGGTGTTTTCACGCTGCTGCGCAGCCGCAAGCCGTGA
- the smpB gene encoding SsrA-binding protein SmpB: protein MANKKQTSDPNYKVIAESRRARYDYAIEDDIECGIMLEGSEVKALRGGGSNIADSYAAVENGELWLVNAYIPPYEQAKLFRHEERRRRKLLVSRKELSDLWNATQRKGMTLVPLVLYFNHKGRAKIKLGIAKGKKNHDKRASEAKRDWSRQKQRLLKDAR from the coding sequence ATGGCCAATAAGAAGCAGACATCCGACCCGAATTACAAAGTGATCGCCGAGAGCCGCCGGGCGCGGTACGATTACGCAATCGAAGACGATATCGAATGCGGCATCATGCTGGAGGGGTCCGAGGTCAAGGCGCTGCGCGGGGGCGGCTCCAACATCGCCGACAGCTATGCCGCGGTGGAGAACGGCGAGCTGTGGCTGGTGAACGCCTATATCCCGCCTTACGAGCAGGCCAAGCTGTTCAGGCACGAAGAGCGCCGCCGCCGCAAGCTGCTGGTATCGCGCAAAGAACTGTCGGATCTGTGGAACGCCACCCAGCGCAAGGGGATGACCCTGGTGCCGCTGGTTTTATACTTCAACCACAAGGGCCGCGCCAAAATCAAGCTGGGCATCGCCAAGGGCAAGAAGAACCACGACAAGCGGGCGAGTGAGGCCAAGCGCGACTGGTCCCGCCAGAAACAGCGGCTGCTGAAGGACGCACGCTGA
- a CDS encoding leucine-rich repeat domain-containing protein produces the protein MSGFPSFLAAFLIAAGMFCPGALRAECVDIGKTCIDSNDLKAKVRIGNHTPDLQGLIQFTELTDLTLMADLRFKDPVDLSPLAAMPKLQRLALVNITAPDLAPLTRLPRLKRLSLDSVRAPDFTPLARMTQLEHLSVWGAGDVTDLSFASGLTRLQSLNIADSGVSDLSPLSGLTDLAVFLAFNTQVSDLSPLSGTNLQVAWISNCPVKSVAALAASDRLEMLRADGTQLENLDGLEGKPALHTLILSDTQVRDLIPITGATGLKELALDGTRISDITPLNGLDALHKLNLTDTAVSSLAPLAGKNLRVLSLTNTAVSSLAAVQDMETLWDFSISGTAVTDLTPLKNLKELSILRAIGLPVEALQPLLEVENLRIVFAGPDFESHRRLLGKENIAQYIAATP, from the coding sequence ATGTCCGGTTTCCCCAGTTTCCTTGCAGCATTTCTGATTGCAGCGGGCATGTTCTGCCCCGGTGCCTTGCGCGCGGAATGCGTGGATATCGGCAAAACATGCATTGACAGCAACGACTTGAAGGCAAAGGTCCGGATTGGAAACCACACGCCCGACTTGCAGGGGCTGATCCAGTTCACTGAGCTGACTGATCTGACACTGATGGCCGACCTGCGGTTCAAGGACCCCGTCGATCTGTCCCCCCTCGCCGCGATGCCAAAGCTGCAAAGGCTGGCCTTGGTCAACATCACCGCACCGGACCTTGCACCGCTGACCCGGCTGCCGCGGCTGAAGCGGCTCAGTCTTGATTCTGTCCGCGCGCCGGATTTCACCCCGCTGGCCCGGATGACACAGTTGGAGCATCTCTCGGTCTGGGGGGCCGGGGATGTCACCGATCTGTCTTTTGCCAGCGGCCTGACCCGGCTGCAAAGCTTGAATATTGCGGATTCCGGTGTGTCCGACCTAAGCCCGCTATCCGGCCTTACTGATCTGGCAGTCTTTCTTGCCTTCAACACTCAGGTCTCTGACCTCAGCCCGCTGTCGGGCACCAACCTGCAGGTGGCCTGGATCTCCAATTGCCCGGTCAAAAGCGTGGCCGCGCTGGCCGCCTCCGACCGGCTGGAGATGCTGCGCGCCGATGGAACCCAGCTGGAAAACCTGGACGGGCTGGAAGGGAAGCCCGCATTGCACACCCTGATCCTGTCAGACACGCAGGTGAGGGACCTGATCCCGATAACAGGGGCAACCGGTCTGAAGGAGCTGGCCTTGGACGGAACCCGGATCAGCGACATCACACCGCTGAACGGGCTGGATGCGCTGCACAAGCTGAACCTGACAGACACCGCCGTCTCCAGCCTTGCGCCTCTGGCGGGCAAAAACCTGCGTGTGCTGTCGCTCACCAATACTGCCGTGTCCAGCCTTGCTGCGGTGCAGGACATGGAGACCCTTTGGGACTTCAGCATTTCCGGAACAGCCGTCACCGATCTCACCCCGCTTAAGAACCTTAAAGAGCTTTCGATTCTCCGGGCGATCGGCCTGCCCGTCGAGGCGCTGCAGCCGCTGCTGGAGGTTGAAAACCTGCGGATTGTCTTTGCCGGCCCTGACTTCGAGTCGCACAGGCGCCTGCTTGGGAAAGAGAATATAGCCCAGTACATCGCAGCCACCCCCTAA
- the sseA gene encoding 3-mercaptopyruvate sulfurtransferase, whose translation MQDDPKTLVSTDWLAAHLKDPDLRVLDASWYLPQENRDPKAEYDAAHVPGARFFDIDDISDHRSELPHMVPPVEKFMSRLRAMGVGDGHQVVVYDTAGLKSAARVWWLFRLMGQHNIAVLDGGFPKWQAEGRPVEDLPPVIRDRHMTVRVQNHMVRDVTQVSSAAKLGDHEIIDARAAERFRGDVPEPREGLRAGHIPGSKNVPFGSLLNADGTMKDADGLGAVFAAAGADLNKPVITTCGSGVTAAVLSLALERIGKTDHAVYDGSWSEWGAFPTLPVATGEN comes from the coding sequence ATGCAGGATGATCCGAAGACGCTGGTTTCCACCGACTGGCTGGCCGCCCATCTGAAGGATCCGGATCTGCGGGTGCTGGACGCATCCTGGTATTTGCCGCAGGAAAACCGCGACCCCAAGGCGGAATATGACGCAGCCCATGTCCCTGGCGCGCGCTTTTTTGATATTGATGATATCTCGGACCACCGCTCGGAATTGCCGCATATGGTGCCGCCGGTTGAGAAATTCATGTCCCGCCTGCGGGCGATGGGTGTGGGCGACGGCCACCAGGTTGTGGTCTATGACACCGCCGGGCTGAAATCCGCCGCCCGGGTCTGGTGGCTGTTCCGGCTGATGGGGCAGCACAACATTGCCGTGCTGGACGGCGGTTTCCCGAAATGGCAGGCCGAAGGCCGCCCGGTTGAAGACCTGCCGCCGGTGATCCGCGACCGTCATATGACCGTACGGGTGCAGAACCACATGGTCCGCGATGTCACACAAGTTTCGTCCGCTGCCAAACTGGGTGACCATGAAATCATCGACGCCCGCGCCGCCGAGCGGTTCCGCGGCGATGTGCCGGAACCCCGCGAAGGGCTGCGGGCTGGGCATATCCCCGGATCGAAAAACGTGCCCTTTGGCAGCTTGCTGAATGCGGATGGCACCATGAAAGATGCTGATGGACTGGGCGCCGTGTTTGCCGCGGCCGGTGCCGATCTGAACAAACCTGTGATTACCACCTGCGGGTCGGGCGTCACCGCCGCCGTCCTCAGCCTTGCACTGGAGCGCATCGGCAAGACCGATCATGCGGTCTATGACGGGTCGTGGTCGGAATGGGGTGCCTTCCCGACCCTTCCCGTTGCTACCGGAGAGAACTGA